The following coding sequences lie in one Vibrio spartinae genomic window:
- a CDS encoding HEPN domain-containing protein, translated as MKTALDHLPEYKQRELATISTILRDTLDDYLQGKVGSKSEFRVLKIILFGSHAKGNWVKDPVNGYISDYDILVIVNKAAMVEEDVVWQRAKEQIDRKVTSAPLGLIVHDLNEVNNRLQQGHYFFRDIREEGIELFAATPKPLAEPGDLTEAEKREIARKHYEQWFESAEQFFVSYEDDIKRQWLKKSAFMLHQSAERFLACALLTCTNYLPKSHDIEKLGKLCSQIDPDFATIFPLDSKLHRRSFRRLQRAYIEARYSEHYEVTEEELNYLAGEVQRLQELTERVCRDKIGD; from the coding sequence ATGAAAACAGCACTTGACCATCTGCCCGAATATAAACAGCGTGAGCTGGCGACGATCTCAACTATTCTGCGCGACACGTTAGACGATTATCTGCAAGGTAAAGTGGGGAGTAAGAGTGAATTCCGTGTTCTGAAAATCATCCTGTTTGGCAGCCATGCTAAGGGGAATTGGGTCAAGGATCCGGTTAATGGTTATATCAGTGACTACGATATTCTGGTGATTGTGAATAAAGCAGCAATGGTTGAGGAAGATGTCGTCTGGCAACGTGCCAAAGAGCAGATTGACCGTAAAGTCACCTCTGCTCCGCTGGGTTTGATTGTGCATGATTTAAACGAAGTGAATAATCGACTGCAACAGGGGCATTATTTTTTTCGGGATATTCGCGAAGAAGGGATTGAGCTGTTTGCCGCCACACCGAAACCACTGGCAGAGCCGGGTGATTTAACCGAGGCAGAAAAACGGGAAATCGCCCGTAAGCATTATGAGCAGTGGTTTGAGAGTGCAGAGCAATTTTTTGTCTCCTATGAAGATGATATCAAACGGCAATGGTTAAAGAAGTCTGCTTTTATGCTTCATCAATCTGCCGAACGTTTTTTGGCTTGCGCCCTACTCACCTGCACTAACTATCTGCCCAAATCTCACGATATTGAAAAGCTGGGTAAACTTTGTTCACAAATCGATCCTGATTTTGCGACGATTTTCCCGCTCGACAGCAAATTACACCGTCGCAGTTTCCGCCGCCTACAACGGGCTTATATCGAAGCGCGTTACTCTGAACATTACGAAGTCACTGAAGAAGAGCTTAATTATCTGGCAGGTGAAGTGCAGCGTTTGCAGGAGTTAACGGAGCGGGTTTGTCGGGATAAGATTGGGGATTGA